The window ATTGCTTCGCGAATGGAACGCGTCCGTCGATGCCGACGCGGGGGCGAAGCGATAGAGGCGGCGCGTGGCCTAAGCTTTGAATGCCCGCTACGGTACTCCCTGGTGGCGCGTGGCGTCGCCGCGATGCAGCTTGCGGTGACGTTTCTGCCTCGGTTGAGAATGTCCGGGTTGCCCTCGGCGACGACTGCTGCACCCAGGGGCGAACCACGGGAGAGCGTGCGCCTGAAAAGGCGCACGCTCGTTTCTCTCGCCCCGATCGATCGAACGACACTTCGAGCTGGCCCTCGAACATGTCCACGATGTGTTCCCGCGTGACCAGGCGCACCGCCACGCGTTCGCCTGGGGCCCGTTCGGCGGGTGGGGGTTGTGTCACGGTGAGCGTGATGGGGCCGTCGACGGTCACGCGCTCTACGCCATCGGCGTCGAGCTGCGGCTTGCCAAGGAACCGGCCTCCGCTGCCGAAGTCGACATCGGGCCGCCGCGCCCCCAGGGCCAGCACCGGTGGGCGGCCGGGCGACCGCAATTTGCTTCGCGTGGACCGTCCGGATCTGCGTTTACGCACCTTCGCCATCGTCCACCTCCACTATGAGGTGTTGCGACGACCGATTGAATCCACCCAATACGCGGGCGGGGCGTACCAGGCGCTGCTGGCCCGGCATGGCGTGGTTCCGAGTATGAGCGGGGCCGGCAACTGCTGCGACAATGCCGTGGTGCAGAGCTTCTTCTCGACGCTGGAATTCGAGCTGCTCCGGCAGCAGCACTGGGCGACCCCGGGGCGGCCCGGGAGGGCGTGGGGCGGTATATCGAGCGGTGGTACAATCCGCGCCGCCAGGCATTCTACCTTGGGGTATCGCAGTCCGATGGAGACCGAAGCCGGTCCTTCAGGCCGCAGTAGCGCGGCTCAACCCAGTGTCCATCAAACTGGGGCAGCTAAGGTTGCCCCTTGGACGCTCCCACATCACACAGGGTTTGAACTGATCGGGTGCCGCAGGGGAAGCCTGCTTGGTGCCAAACTGAGGGCGCCAATGGTGTGTCGCTCCTCGTGCGCACGGCGTATACTCCAGTCATCTTCCCCTCGTAATGCCGATCGGATGGCGGTTGCTGCGGCGCGCCCGCTCGTCCTCGGCACTAGGCTCGCGCCTACCGGGGCGGTGCCAGCTCCGCCATGCGCGACGTGTTCAACTCCGCCATGCGCGACGTGTTCAACTCCGCCATGCGCGACGTGTTCAACTCCGCCATGCGCGACGTGTTCAACTCCGCCATGCGCGACGTGTTCAGCGGCGCCACGCGCGACGTGGTCAACGGCTGAAACGGCACCGTCGACGGCATCAGTGCGGGTGCGCGCGATGTCACGCCTGCGCGACCCAGCACGCGCAACTGCGGACTCAGCGTGCTGAGCAACACCGCGGGCACCATGCACGCAGCCAGGACCGTCCGCTCAACTCGGCCGACCGACGTGGACGGTGAGCCCCGGAGAATCCGCTCGATGCGCAGCGACACGGTGGCTGGTCTGGCCATCCCAACGGCCAACAGCGTTTTCGGCCGTCGACCGGCGAACTGCAGTAGCATCGCCGCATAGTCTACGGGTCTGCCAATCGCTGCAACCGCAGCGTCGTCACTCACATGCTCCGCGAGCAGAACGATCTTCCGGAGCAGCAACCACGCGAACGGGTTAAACCAGAATACCGCCGCATACACCTGGGCGAGGAGCTGCCAGTAGAAGTCCTTCCGCACCAGATGCGAGATCTCGTGGGTCAACACGCACGTGCGCGTATCGGCACTCCAACCGGGATAATCAACAGGAAGCAGGATGCCCGCGCCCGTTGCAACGGGCGTTGCGACCGCGTCGCTGCAGCGAACGCGGACGCCGACAGCGGAGAGCCTCGCGACCGGCGTCGCGGTACGCCATGCACGAGCAAGCGCGAACACACCGATGCCTACACGAAGAAGCAGCAGCCCGGCAACGCCAAGGTAGGCGATACCTGCTATGCGACCGTAGATGCCAAGATCGGTCGCAGCCGCTGTAGCTCGGCTTGCCAAGGAAGCGAATGTCGTGTCGGATGGCGCGCTCGCGAATGCACGCGCGGTCAGGACCACCACGATTGGCATCAGGACAGAGGCAGCCAGCACGCCAATCCACATGGTCCACGC is drawn from Gemmatimonadota bacterium and contains these coding sequences:
- a CDS encoding M56 family metallopeptidase, whose translation is MNGMTNGAMVQLVLESAIRATALGLGVWGVSRLIQVRRSVHAWTMWIGVLAASVLMPIVVVLTARAFASAPSDTTFASLASRATAAATDLGIYGRIAGIAYLGVAGLLLLRVGIGVFALARAWRTATPVARLSAVGVRVRCSDAVATPVATGAGILLPVDYPGWSADTRTCVLTHEISHLVRKDFYWQLLAQVYAAVFWFNPFAWLLLRKIVLLAEHVSDDAAVAAIGRPVDYAAMLLQFAGRRPKTLLAVGMARPATVSLRIERILRGSPSTSVGRVERTVLAACMVPAVLLSTLSPQLRVLGRAGVTSRAPALMPSTVPFQPLTTSRVAPLNTSRMAELNTSRMAELNTSRMAELNTSRMAELNTSRMAELAPPR